Genomic window (Helianthus annuus cultivar XRQ/B chromosome 3, HanXRQr2.0-SUNRISE, whole genome shotgun sequence):
AGTACGATGCTGACATGGTTATCAAGCGCCTAAGAAGGAAGAAAGAATTTATGCCCAATTTCTCTATGGAATACCTTACAACTGCCGATGGCGTTTTTCGTGCGTTGTTCTGGGCCGATGGTGATTCAAAGAGaaattttaatatttttgggGATGTTGTGTCCTTCGATGCTACTTATCGTCGTAACAAGTTCGTATCCTACCTTTATTTTTAGATTCATTACATCCATAATAGATCTATATCATAGTGTTTTATCACCATGATAATGTTTTTGGTGTAGTGGTATATGCATGAAAAGACTCGTTAACTTTATATTTTTTTGTGTAGGTACAATATGATGTTTGTACCTTTTACCGGCGTTGACAATCACTATCGTAATGTTACCTTGGGTGCTGCTATAATAGGGGATGAAACTGCCGAAACATATAGCTGGTTGCTTAACGCATTTTGGCAGGCGTTTGGGCGCGCACCACCTGTGATTGTAACTGATCAAGACCCAGCGATGAGGAAAGCTATTCAAGATACTTGGCCTGAAAGTAGGCACAGGCTTTGCATGTGGCATATAATGGAGAAACTTACTACCaaggtttattaaataccaaaatTATGGTTTACGACGTTTATTGTTTTAATGGAATTGTTTTGTTGgttttttgtacttttttatTTATGAATATGTCGTTTTTTGTTTATCGATGTTgttttacttttatataatgtttttatcAGGTTTTATCATGTATTTtgtatatttaattttttttattgttgactcgttgtttATTAGGTTGGCGCCAACCTATGCAATAGCACCGATTTTAAGAAGAGGTTGTGTGATATTGTTTGGACTGATGCATTACTACCAGAACAGTTTGAAACCGAATGGGGTGTTATATTGGCTGATTTTGATTTGGTGAATCATGAATGGTTACAGTCAATTTATCAGATTAGGGATACATGGATCCCTGCGTACTATCGTGATCAACACATGTCTGGGCTGATGCGTACCTCATCACGTTCGGAGAGTGAGAACCATTTCTTTGGGCAGTTTTGCAACACGAACTGTACGCTTGTTGAATTCTTGGGGCATTTTGATTCTGCAATTGAAGCCCAAAGACACGAGCACAGGAAGAATGATCACGATACTAGGCACACGAACCCCCAAATATTTGCAAAAGAGTTTGTCTTAGAACAACATGAGGCAAACATATACACACGGACAATTTTCTTTGATGCGCAACTTGAAATTCAGACAGCCATTCACAAGTGTGGTATTGGAAAATAGGATGATAGAGAGGATAACTTTGTGAACATCTCTGTGAAGGACTTTTCTCAAACGTGTACTACATTTTTTCAGGTATCCATAGAATGTAACAATTGTTTGTTTATAATTTTTTCTTGTCCATGGTGTTTTATCTTATAGTTTTAATTGAGTATATATATTTGTtctcattttttttgtttttatgtatTAGGTTATGATGCGGCAGCTAGACATGACCGTGAGTTGTTCATGCAATAGGTATGAACAGTTTGGGCTTTTGTGTGCGCACATTTTTTGCGTTTTGCGGTTTCTTGATATCAGGCAGTTCCCTGAAAGGTATATAATGCGACGGTGGACCAGGGAAGCTGTTCCTAATAGTGCCCCTGGAGCGATATTAGGGATTAGCGAAAGTGATGATCGGTACCAGCAAGTTAATGGTGTTGTAAGGGAGATAACAAGGTCAGCCGAGTCTCTTATTAACAGGTTGGTTCATAACTTTGATGTGTTGTGCGCTTTTAGGGACCATGTTGTCCAGTATCAATCGACCGTTGATTAGGCAGTCGTAAACGCCCCCCCTAGGAGTCGTCGCGATAGGTTTGCTGAAATAACTGGATACACGCAAGAAACACCTGTAACTGTTCGCATGCCGAAAACCATTAGATTTAAAGGTATGGGTAAACCTTCCAGAATGAAGAGTAATCGTGAAATTGCCATTATTCAATCTGCGAAGAAAAAAAAGGGTCGTGAATGTAGCAATTGCAAACGTCGGGGGCATAATATACGTACCTGCACGTACCCGGCAAGGGAAAAGGCCGACGACTCCTCAGAAAGTGATGAAGCGGCCCTTGAAGGAGACGACGAAGAGGAGCTAGAAGATGCGACGGGTGAAGGAGACGACGAAGAGGAGCTAGAAGATGAAGAGTAGGAGTAGTTGATTACTAAATTATGCAAAGTTTGagttttttttctatttttttaatgacGTTTTCTTTTTTTGTTGGATTCCTTGTGTTTGAGTTTATAGATTTCGAACTTGTCTTTTTTTTTCATCTTGGCCATGAATgggaaaacataattttttttacgtTGTTTTTTCTTAAAGTCGTTTATCATATTCTTAATATAGTGTTTTATATTTGAATTGTAGTGTTATTTTATAGGTTTGATTTCGCATAACATGATTCAAATGTGTCCCATAATTTTTTTTACGTTGTTTTTTCTTAAAGTCGTTTATCATATTCTTAATATAGTGTTTTATATTTGAATTGTAGTGTTATTTTATAGGTTTGATTTCGCATAACATGATTCAAATGTGTCCATGCTGGTAATCTGTATTAAATGCAGTAATATACACGGTGTTATTGTGATATACAGTTAGTTTAAAGTCTGACATTTACTTATAGTGTtttaggattaggttcaaacgtgaacaaaatcctaagagtgaactgcgtgaactaatctgggcccttgatttttatgatcttaagattaaagtgagtggtatgatggtaattatttggttatgtttttcatttaattaaatacaaaaagggtatatgtgtaatttcaatcttaaattgattgcataaatctctcacaaatcaagtaatcaattatcctcttaaattgattgcataaatctctcacaaatcaaatcaaggattaggaaagatttaacgtaattcaattattaaataattatttgtttaaatgcgacgtacacatgtgtatatcgtctgtttttgtgatatctcagaattttttttttgtattgaatgttgatgtacacctgtgaattactctacacatatgtacgatgttgagtacacatgtgtactgttctatttatatccaagtacacatgtgtataccgttgaaatatacatgttacgtggatcttaaaaaacaaaatttgaattctggtgataaaatctgaaataaaaattaaaattgaaatctggtgatttgttgtttgttttaataattatcttattaataaataaacataatgtggataatgaatttaaattaggaaatatgtaacttaattcaattattaaataatgatttaaatctaattttttatataattacaatcctatccttaacaactaaaaaggaaatcaagggtccatatctgttcacgcagttcactcttgggaggttgttcacgctggaaccctaccctagtGTTTTATGTATAATTATAGTGTTATATGTTTTTTTAACTGATATAAATGAattctttttttataatataGTGTTTTATATTTAAATGTAGTGTTATATGCTAGTTTCAACTATGACAACAATAATCACGTAAATCAAACACTTAATTGCTGTCACATTATAAATGTAGTGTTTTATACtgaaatatagtgttatattaaGGAAAATAGACCATTACCATCACTTTGTATAGTGTGATCCGTTTTACCAGACAAAATGAAACCAGTCTAATATCTACATTAAAACGTGTATCAAAACATTTCAGAACTAGGCCACCAGGCTAATATCTAAAATAAGACATGTATCAAAACATTATCAGTTGTAACGAAACTATGTGCTATTCTTCATTCAATCGTAACTCGATCCTGTGCTTTGCAGTTTTAGCATTTTCCACTCTTTCATCTTGACTCAAATTTGCGTACTCATGTACTTCTTTCTCCATTGTAGAACTACTGAGTTTATGTCACTTAACAAGATTTTTGATAAGTACTTTATTCGCAAGTCACGTAGTTCTTTCGATTGATCTTTCAACACCTCCCCCGTGATGCCTCGCTCTGGCGATAGCCCGCAGTTCCATTCGCGCACACTTGTCCCTAGTGAACAGAAATACAAATCAAATTAGCGTACATGCCAgtttcaactttaataataaaactATAATTACACTAACACCTTTAAAAGTCTCCATATGACGCATGACGAATATTCCACAATCTGTTCCGTTATACAATGTTTGCCACGGGAACTTCAGACTAACCGGTGATGTTGATCGCAGTTTTTTAGCGATAGCAGGCGAGTGGTTTTTGACAAACGCGCAGAATGCATTGATTTGTATAATTTACGACGTCAAATGGGGTATTTTAAATGTTATAGAAATTGTATGTCAATTATTATTTTTCTGGTAGTGTTCTTGCAACTTTTTCTACGTAGCCGCTGTATCGTATGTTGATAGGGACATCACCCTCGATATTGTCGATCACCAATATTTGGGATTGTGCTAGATTGAAGAACACTAGAATGTAGTGTTTATTATACAGCACCGGCACCAATACCATTTGGAAGTTTCTGATGTCCATGCTATCTGTTTGGCCTAATATTGCTTCCATCCGGCTACAGAACATCGAGATTCTGTATTCATCGGTCCCTTCAAAATCACCTGCCACCTGTTTCATAATAAATAACAGATTTAAGTTTATATAAGTTACTTTGTCCCTTCGATATTTTGACGATATTCAAAAACTGGTTTATAAGCTGGGGTTGTAGTGTTATAAgctgttttatatttataaaggCATAATATTTAGTTTCATAGTTTCATAGGATACATATGATGGTTGATTGCAGCATATAGTGGTATAAGTAGTTTTTTCTAATTTATTTTTAGTATTTTGGTGTTATAAACTGTCCTACATTATCAAATAGTGTTTTATAATGTGTGAAAGTGCATTACCAACAGTCCGACATTGCAAAACAGCCTCGCGGGGGTACCCGGTGCCCTTAACCGCTCCTCGTGGTTAAGGACTGCAGCCCATGCTGATATAATATCTGCATCCAAGCATAATTCTGGGTAGATGGTCTCAAACGAGCCTCTCATAATCGAGACACCTGCTGGGCAATCGAATATAACATCCCTACGTAATAACATGAAACACAATCATTAATTAACAAGCAGATTcgttcaattttttaattttttttgttgttgtcgATACCTACCATTTGTTTCCCATTGCGCTGAGTATACAGCTAGCTAATGCAGACTCCAATTGTTCTCGTTTATCTGTTAATGAAACCACACGCTGCACGTACGGTGACCTCAGCGCATCTGGAAGATTGGTGTTTCTTTTTGGCCTCTGGAGTTTATATTGCAGTAAGGCGTTTCCTTCCTGTTCAGTGTCTGGAATACTTGACGTTGTTGCGACGTTGTCCAGTTCACTTTGCAAGTTTACTGGTTGGATCCCCTCAGCTTTCGATTGTGTGCTTGGGTGTCGTACGGATTGTATTGCAGATATCAGTTCATCTATATCTGCGCAAACTGATGAAGTCATGGGCGAGAAAGGAGATTAATTACCTTGTGTCAACAGTCCAGTGTTTTTGACAGGTGTGGGGTTTTTTCTGACACAACATCGCCTTCCTCATTATCCGCAACGTCCTTTAGATGTTTGCGGACAGTCGCAATCCATGACGTTTTCATACTCAATATCATTTCACTGTTTGGGTGCAAACGTAAAGCTTCCGTCATTGTAATTTTGATCTTCTCAACGCAATCTTCAAATTCCTTAAATGCATCATCCAGTTTTTTCGCCTGATCCTGTTAACCAAAGTATAAAGTGTCATCCAAAACATTGTCAGGTGTATATAATTATAAATAGGTATGATATTATACCAATCGTTAAAAAGGTTATAAAGTCATGTACCTCTTCACTATCTTTTTCTTCTTGTGAGTAGACGGGCGGCGTCCCATACTGTGATACCATTGGGATCCGAAACTCGCCGTCTGCCCCAACTTGACATACAAACGGCAACTCCTGTGTACTTGGCTGTGACAACAGATAATTCTTGCAATGTCTATATATTCCCAGATGGTCATCGTCCCCTTCATCGTACAGTACGTAGTCTTCGTTGCCCCCATCCTCATTGTCATCCGCACTTTTTTCAGCTGTCGTTTCAACTTTTTTAGCGCTGGTTGATGCTGATTTTTTTTCTTCAGGTATCTTCTTAACCTTTTCACTCCTCGGCTGATCTTCATCTACATGAATTTTAGGTATCATTGGGGTGTTATGCTTTATGTGATCTGCCCAAAGTATGTCGTCAAGCTTTCCGAGCAGTTCGTCGAGCATCCAGTCATCTATCAACTCAATCGGATGAGATCCCTTCTTATTACGctttaaaacatccatttggtCGTACGCGTATGCAGCCTGCACATATAAGCATTCAATTCTAAGAATTATGTAGACATGTTAATGGTTATGCATGCTTGTTGTAGTGTTATACTATTGACTGTAGTGTTTTACGTAGTGAACTGTCTGTAAATGTAGTGTCGTATTATGATTGTACTGTTTACTATGCTATGGAATATAGTATATCCAATGTATTGTTCCAAAACAGACTTGTTTGTAATATAATACATGTGACTATAGTGTTATACATAGTAACATAGTGTATTAGTGTTTTAATAGACTTTAATGGTTTTGTATGAAATTGTAGCTGATGTAACCAATTTTATGTTGCTAAATAAAGTTTTTTGTGGTGTTTTATGCATGTAGTGTTTTCATTCTCATATCATGAACAAGAGAGTAGAGTCACATACCACTAGTAACACGATCGGGCCTCTAAAAGGGTCATTCCTCTTCCGGTTCCATGCATTCGCCGTGCGATCTAAACAGGTTATCATGTagctgttgtcacacccccaaaatccacacgcggagtaccaccgctaggaggcgtgacatgaccaggatcaagccaccaatcatattgaacaatataaataattaaagaaattcataaactcaattcaatacaattgatgttccaacaaaacatagtttaagtagcggaagcaagtaagtaacccaacatagttaatagttttaaatgtcataacagttcaacgtagtaatcacgatccctgtccacaacgaccgcgcctccagtgcaagctccataagtacctaaggtcctgcaaggcatgcagcaacgagtcaacaactagttgagcgagttcacagttaacagttcagtaatagtatagtgtgagtagtagtatgttcgttcgttatgtcatgtatcgtattagtttccatcgcggcctcccaggcaggtatgcgaagatattaggggatgttcatcccgagtattctagactaggtttatctgtatcgcggcctaccaggcaggtgtgcgaagattagtaaatttcagttcgcggccttccaaaggcaggtgtgcgaagtcagtcataatatcgcggccaacccttggcaggtgtgcgaagatcagttcaataagtgttactagtctagtcgtagttctatcagcggagtatgtacaatagttcatcaaatcccattcccacccgggaaccccatgccttggctgtgtgaactcaccttggtttgctcggtatgctaggttatgcactcacaagtaatcagtcaagtcctattgtatgcacgtgtaataaatcagtttttCGTTCGTAACAAATCTTGCACACAAATCTAATGTCACATTGTGTTTGGCAATTATTCATCATGCGGCATTTAACTAGTCAGTCAAATCCATATAGTTTCATACTTGACAGGATAAACAGGCAGTTAACATGCTCTACCAGGTTAACACATTAAACAGGGTTACAGGCATATCTTAACAGATGAAATCATAAGTTAACATACAATGCATGGCCTCATATTAATCTTACGCAAaatagacagggccttgcccttcttaaaactcagacaagtgtggggggcttcccctgtttacaAGTCGGACAATGTATCTCCTCACAAAGCTCGGATAACAGTTATGATAACAAAACTCGGTCAAGGGTCTTGCTACAAGAAAAGTCGGATATGCCTACCTATACATAAAAGCCGGACATCGCAAAGCATGCAAAAGAACTCGGACTCCTTAGTGCATTcattacaaaattcggacaaagTGTGAGGGGTTTTTAAggccatgaaactcggactacATGTTTCATATGTGAAAGCTCGGACTAAAGGTGTGgggagttaaaactcggaccaaagagGTCCCCCctctaaaagtcggacaagggttgTCCTTTACAAACCTCGGACTCCCTTCATGAGTTAACCAAAATTCGGACTCCACACCATTTTAAAAACTTCGGACAACATCAACAagcaaaactcggaccactaaTCACCCTTTAAAACTCAGACATAGCATGATtaatacaaaactcggacctcacATATGCCaaggaaactcggaccaagggtgtGTGGATTAAAAGTCGGATCCTTAATCATCAAGCAAAAGTCTGACAACATAAACAAGTAAAGAACTCGGACATTTAACATCATTACTGAAACTCAGACAACTAAATCAATCATACGAGTATTTCAAGTTCACAGTTACGTTTCTTCTACAACAGTTACGTTTCAACGCtcattccaaaccctagttcatgattTACACAATGCAAGATTAAAATCAATCAACTGGTACttaacaatcaacaatcatcccAAGAACCATCTATCAAGCATgtaactaatcatcatcatcatcacaatattTCTGAATCAAATtaaaatcacagaatattatatgaaaactagggtttacacatactacaagaatcaagaatagatgacaatcaaacaatcaataaacaatgattaagcaattaccttgattgattctaaatggattgaaggattaaacttgatgcaaaagacttgtgaaaccaagagtgatgagaagatggttgtagagaggattagaggaggtgaaagtacgtgttttgattctttgtgaatgattagtgaatgattagggaagggaattagggttatgagttgttaaggtttcactattaatcctaaacacccttaagtattatttattacagtttcaacaccacattccattatttgtcaaatctttcacaagtagcacataaccatgcacaaccacaaaacactttattgtatcaaaacgtatacagtttcatagcaaaccaattgtgcaagtaaacaactaaacaataactgaacgtgcaataaatgcgaaataggaaatcttggaaattcgagttgtcacattatccccaacttgaaagaaatttcgtcccgaaatttagcatgcggttactgaggaagctaggtaagttgtatcattcactggttttcctggggtgtcacatcatccccccgttgatctggaatttcgtcccgaaattccgtggtagtagcttcagcctcagcagtggttgtattggttccgaataactggggatacttttctgtcatctggtcttcgcgttcccaggtgtactctgggccacgacggtagttccaacgaactcgaacaagagggattctcttgtttttgaggaccttaacatcccggtccgtgatttcaactggctcctcgacgaactgcaaccgctcgtcgatagtgagttccttaaaaggaactatgagggtctcatctgacaggcacttcttcagattcgacacgtgaaatacattgtgaactgcactgagttcagctggtaggtttagcttgtaggccactttgcctattttctcaatgatctcgaacggcccaacataccgtggattgagcttgcctcgtttaccaaatcgaaccacacccttccagggtgagacttttagtaaaacccggtgtctacctgaaattccaacggtttcctacgcttatccgcgtatgctttctgacggtcgcgtgctgccgccatgcgttgtcgtatttgtgcaatcttttccgtggcgtccactacaatctctggacccgtgatctgactatcccccacctccgcccaacagagaggtgaccggcatttacgtccgtacaatgcctcgaatggagcggcttgtatgctggtgtgataactgttattgtatgagaactccaccaaagggagatgcttttcccagccgttgccgaaatcgataacacatgcccgaagcatgtcttcaagagtttggatcgttctctcagactgcccatccgtctgaggatgatatgctgtgctcatgtctaaccgtgagccgaaagatttgtgcatcgcttgccatagctctgacgtgaatcgtgcatcccgatccgaaatgatagaggttggtactccgtgcctcgaaacaacttatttcaagtagacgtctgctaaggtagagaacttatctgtttccttaatagccaggaaatgagcagactttgtgagtcgatctacgatcacccagatggtatcattcccacgctgggatctaggcaggccagtaacaaagtccatggaaatttcttcccatttccactgtggtatcctgggttgttgcagtaggcccgctagtttctgatactccactttgaccttcgcatatgtcaaacacttgccgacgtaagtagcgatgtgggctttcatgctaggccaccagtatgtagttctgatgtcgtggtacattttatccgaccctggatgtaccgagtagcgagacttgtgagcttcgtccattaccagctctcgtaaaccgccataaagtgggacccaaatacgccccgttacatagtaggcgccgtcttccttttgttccattcgttcccttgagccgcgtagggcttcagccttagcattttctggttttaatgcttccatctgagcagttcggatctgtgcgggaagactggactgaatagtgagctgcaaggctcgtacgcgtctaggtagagtgtctttccgactgagagcgtcaaccacaacattggccttgcctggatggtacttaatagcgcattcataatcgttaagcagttcgacccatcgtcgttgacgcatgttcaattccttctgcttgaagatatgctcgagactcctgtgatcggtgtaaattgtgcacttggtaccgtacaggtagtgtcgccatatcttaagtgcaaaaacaacagctcccagctctaaatcgtgcgtcgtgtagttccgttcgtgaactttgagttgacgagaagcgtaggcaataactttatcccgctgcatcaatacacaaccaagcccctgtatcgacgcgtcacaatagactacaaaatcgtccgtgccctctggcaatgagagaataggtgcgctacaaagcctatcctttaagtactgaaaagcggtttcctgggaatctccccaacggtaggtgacacctttctgtgtcaatagtgtaagtggttgcgcgatcttggagaagtctttgatgaatcgtctgtagtaacctgccaaacccaaaaattggcgtatttctgttggtgtacgcggtgcaggccaattcctgatcgaatctaccttggatggatcgacatgaatcccatccctgttcaccacatggcctaagaagtggacttcacgaagccagaagtcgcattttgaaaacttggcatacaattgctcctttcgaagaagttctaagataagacgtaagtgctgctcgtgttcctcctgactcttggagtagatcagaatatcgtcgatgaagacaatgacgaacttgtcaagatagggtttgcacaccctattcataagatccatgaagactgcaggcgtgttcgtaagcccgaatggcataacaagaaactcgtagtgcccgtagcgagttctgaatgctgtcttggagacgtcctcatcccggactctcagctgatgataccctgaccttaaatcaatcttggaatagtaactcgacccttgcaactggtcgaataagtcgtcaatacgtggaagaggataacggttcttcactgtgaccttgttcagttcacggtaatcgatgcacatcctgaaagtgccatccttctttttcacaaaaagtactggagctccccaaggcgaagagcttggacgaataaagcccttatccaagagctcttgtagttgctttgacagttcctctagttcagttggagctaatcgatacggtgcgcgagctataggcgctgctcctggagctagcttgacttgaaactcgacttgacgatgaggcggtagacctggtaaatcttcaggaaacacttgaggaaattcgcgtacaactggaatatcctctattcttttctctttcgaagctgcattagtaactagtgccaagatagccgtatgaccc
Coding sequences:
- the LOC110906422 gene encoding protein FAR1-RELATED SEQUENCE 5-like; protein product: MRTLYGGFDKVVATKVDFKNFKRDLNRYIAEYDADMVIKRLRRKKEFMPNFSMEYLTTADGVFRALFWADGDSKRNFNIFGDVVSFDATYRRNKYNMMFVPFTGVDNHYRNVTLGAAIIGDETAETYSWLLNAFWQAFGRAPPVIVTDQDPAMRKAIQDTWPESRHRLCMWHIMEKLTTKVGANLCNSTDFKKRLCDIVWTDALLPEQFETEWGVILADFDLVNHEWLQSIYQIRDTWIPAYYRDQHMSGLMRTSSRSESENHFFGQFCNTNCTLVEFLGHFDSAIEAQRHEHRKNDHDTRHTNPQIFAKEFVLEQHEDDREDNFVNISVKDFSQTCTTFFQVMMRQLDMTVSCSCNRQFPERYIMRRWTREAVPNSAPGAILGISESDDRYQQVNGVVREITRSAESLINRMKSNREIAIIQSAKKKKGRECSNCKRRGHNIRTCTYPAREKADDSSESDEAALEGDDEEELEDATGEGDDEEELEDEE